A single window of Flavobacterium aestivum DNA harbors:
- a CDS encoding Dps family protein, producing MKLNTIGLPVEESEIIIVELNVLLSNFQIYYQSLRGLHWNIRGKRFFDLHLKFEELYNDSQLKIDLIAERVLTLGGRPLHTFEDYIKFNQITVGKNISNDESGIQLIVASLSQLLKIEREILNKASQINDEGTTSMMSDFIVEQEKTIWMMKAWLEESL from the coding sequence ATGAAACTTAATACAATAGGATTACCCGTAGAAGAATCAGAAATTATTATAGTTGAACTGAATGTACTTTTGTCTAATTTTCAAATTTACTATCAAAGCTTAAGAGGCTTGCATTGGAATATTAGAGGAAAACGTTTTTTTGATTTGCATCTTAAATTTGAGGAATTATACAATGATTCTCAATTAAAAATCGACTTAATAGCCGAAAGAGTATTAACATTAGGTGGAAGGCCTTTGCATACTTTTGAAGATTATATAAAATTTAATCAGATTACAGTTGGAAAGAATATCTCTAATGATGAGTCAGGAATTCAGTTAATTGTTGCTTCATTGTCTCAGCTACTTAAAATTGAGAGAGAAATTCTAAATAAAGCTTCTCAAATAAATGATGAAGGAACAACTTCAATGATGAGTGATTTTATAGTAGAGCAAGAAAAAACGATCTGGATGATGAAAGCTTGGCTTGAAGAAAGTTTGTAA
- a CDS encoding SulP family inorganic anion transporter, producing MSKKTNLFTHFKSDFASGLVVFLVALPLCLGIAMASGAPLFSGIITGIVGGIVVGYLSQSQISVSGPAAGLTAIILTAITDLGAFDVFLTAVFIAGLIQLTLGFLKAGSISNYFPTNVIEGMLAGIGVIIIMKQLPHAFGYDADFEGDEAFLQTTDNNTFSALFDVLNHLQFGAILITSISIAILIMWDKVPALKKLKLVPGALVAVIVGVVLNEFFTASGSSLAIEKEHLVSLPIPTTVEEFKAIIITPNFAGITNPKVWVVGLTIAIVASIETLLCIEAADRMDVHKRFTNTNVELRAQGIGNIVSSLLGGLPMTSVVVRTSANNAAGAKSKLSAIIHGVLLLVCVLTIPFILNKIPLATLAAVLILVGYKLAKPATFKHFWHYGKYQFLPFIATFLGVVFTDLLKGVTLGIVICIVFILRGNLKRAYSFRKEEYGDGDIIHIDLAQEVSFLNKAAIKLTLANIPENSKVIINADDTVYIAHDILDLIHEFKTTRAVDENIKVKLKGFKKEYALENSDEIQNHVTIEHHYDFVKRVMVEKEVKKEVFPG from the coding sequence ATGTCAAAAAAAACTAATCTTTTTACACATTTTAAATCAGATTTTGCTTCTGGTTTAGTTGTCTTTTTGGTGGCATTGCCACTATGTTTGGGAATCGCAATGGCGTCGGGAGCACCTTTGTTTTCGGGAATTATTACAGGAATAGTAGGTGGGATAGTAGTTGGGTATTTGAGTCAATCACAAATAAGTGTATCTGGACCTGCTGCAGGTTTAACCGCAATTATATTAACTGCAATTACTGATTTAGGCGCTTTTGATGTCTTTTTAACAGCAGTTTTTATTGCTGGATTAATTCAATTGACATTAGGTTTCCTAAAAGCTGGGAGTATTTCTAATTACTTTCCAACTAATGTAATCGAGGGGATGCTTGCAGGTATTGGAGTTATTATTATTATGAAACAATTACCGCATGCTTTTGGTTATGATGCCGATTTTGAAGGGGATGAAGCTTTCTTGCAAACGACTGATAATAATACTTTTTCAGCCTTATTTGATGTTTTAAATCACCTGCAATTTGGAGCAATATTGATTACTTCGATTTCAATAGCAATTTTAATTATGTGGGACAAAGTTCCAGCTTTGAAGAAATTAAAATTGGTTCCTGGTGCATTAGTTGCTGTAATTGTTGGAGTTGTATTGAATGAGTTTTTTACTGCTTCCGGAAGTTCTTTGGCAATTGAAAAAGAACACTTGGTTTCATTGCCTATTCCTACTACAGTTGAGGAATTTAAAGCAATTATAATTACACCCAATTTTGCTGGAATAACGAATCCAAAAGTTTGGGTTGTTGGTTTGACTATCGCAATTGTAGCTTCTATAGAAACTTTATTGTGTATTGAAGCTGCAGATAGAATGGATGTTCACAAACGTTTTACTAATACTAATGTTGAATTAAGAGCGCAAGGAATAGGAAACATAGTGAGTTCACTTTTGGGTGGATTGCCTATGACATCTGTTGTAGTTCGTACTTCTGCAAATAATGCAGCGGGTGCCAAATCAAAATTATCAGCAATAATTCATGGGGTGTTATTATTGGTTTGTGTACTTACAATTCCTTTTATTCTGAATAAAATTCCTTTGGCAACATTAGCAGCAGTATTAATTTTAGTTGGTTATAAATTGGCAAAACCAGCAACATTTAAGCATTTTTGGCACTACGGTAAATACCAGTTTTTGCCTTTTATCGCTACTTTTTTAGGGGTTGTATTTACAGATTTGTTAAAAGGTGTTACCTTAGGGATTGTAATTTGTATTGTTTTCATATTAAGAGGGAATCTTAAAAGAGCTTATAGTTTTAGAAAAGAGGAATACGGAGATGGTGATATTATTCATATAGATCTTGCTCAAGAAGTTTCTTTCTTGAATAAAGCTGCCATAAAATTGACATTGGCAAACATTCCAGAGAATAGTAAAGTGATTATCAATGCTGATGATACAGTTTATATTGCTCATGATATTTTAGATTTGATACATGAATTTAAAACAACAAGAGCTGTAGATGAAAATATCAAAGTAAAGCTTAAAGGATTTAAAAAAGAGTATGCTTTAGAAAACAGCGACGAGATTCAGAATCATGTAACCATCGAGCATCATTACGATTTTGTAAAAAGAGTAATGGTTGAAAAAGAGGTTAAAAAAGAAGTATTTCCTGGATAA
- the can gene encoding carbonate dehydratase — protein sequence MSDFYKKILDNNKQWVENQLAIDKDYFNDLAKGQTPPLLWIGCSDSRVPANEIIGAKPGEVFVHRNIANMVVHSDMNMLSVLDYSVNVLKVKHVIVCGHYGCGGVKAAMGNDSIGIIDNWIRHIKDVYRLHDKYLDSICDETERFNAFVEINVKEQVFDLAKTSIVQAAWKNGQDLTIHGWVYGLNSGFVTDLGVNFSSDNDLDEVYQLNFE from the coding sequence ATGAGTGATTTTTATAAAAAAATATTAGACAATAATAAGCAATGGGTTGAAAATCAATTAGCAATTGATAAGGACTATTTTAATGACTTAGCTAAAGGACAAACTCCACCATTATTATGGATTGGATGTTCAGACAGCCGTGTTCCTGCAAACGAAATCATTGGAGCAAAACCAGGAGAGGTATTTGTACACAGAAACATTGCTAACATGGTTGTTCACTCGGATATGAATATGTTGAGTGTTTTGGATTATTCAGTAAATGTGCTAAAAGTAAAACATGTTATTGTTTGTGGTCATTATGGTTGTGGTGGTGTAAAAGCTGCAATGGGAAATGACTCTATTGGGATAATTGATAACTGGATTAGACATATAAAAGATGTTTACCGTTTGCATGACAAATATTTAGATTCTATTTGTGATGAAACTGAACGTTTTAATGCTTTTGTAGAAATAAATGTAAAAGAACAAGTTTTTGATTTGGCTAAAACATCTATTGTGCAAGCAGCTTGGAAAAACGGTCAAGACCTTACGATTCACGGTTGGGTTTATGGATTGAACTCTGGTTTTGTAACGGATTTAGGGGTGAATTTTAGTTCAGACAATGATTTGGATGAAGTTTACCAGCTAAATTTTGAATAA
- a CDS encoding LETM1-related biofilm-associated protein, whose amino-acid sequence MINPSVSGWIDKFFTKQKLSERTVSETEESYYQKLRDTGFIYGHIISFDTSFTIESKGWFKEEISKIALLNALYSIFCLTNKENDSAKFIEQANVFYNQMHPQGFSLLKKILPKDRAALTLEKIIDERVQTNENIINKNFSHLVTNALLFIDVLAFRQYLIHGQIPEKYLKKIEETIVNIVTLALKIKTNKTQYDDLLIKLFEASIRYSKFSKDTDLSIETLQLDYFTNELEKKYLVDIAGMALWSDGIIENNEAYFLYTLARTFSISDEFVEQSIISTDGFIAKHKKDIPYFNYSNPVKHFYDQTTQSVITLISRNKTRLIKEIIQSKELMLLLAYSTRRDLDEKEKKKVKKQLLDICKTIPSLTIFLFPGGSLLLPILIKFIPTLLPSAFNENLDSDD is encoded by the coding sequence ATGATTAACCCATCAGTATCCGGTTGGATAGATAAATTTTTCACAAAACAAAAGTTATCAGAACGAACAGTCTCTGAAACTGAAGAATCTTATTATCAAAAATTAAGAGATACAGGATTTATCTACGGACATATCATTTCATTTGATACTTCTTTCACCATTGAATCTAAGGGCTGGTTTAAGGAAGAAATATCCAAAATAGCCTTATTAAATGCATTGTACAGCATTTTTTGCCTGACCAATAAAGAAAATGATTCCGCTAAATTTATAGAGCAAGCCAATGTATTTTACAATCAAATGCATCCTCAAGGCTTTAGCCTGTTAAAAAAAATATTACCCAAAGACAGAGCGGCATTAACCTTAGAAAAAATAATTGACGAGCGCGTTCAAACCAACGAAAACATCATCAATAAGAACTTTTCACATTTGGTTACCAATGCCTTGTTATTTATTGATGTTTTAGCTTTTCGTCAATATTTGATTCATGGTCAAATCCCTGAAAAATATTTAAAGAAAATCGAGGAAACCATAGTCAATATTGTAACTCTGGCTTTAAAAATCAAAACTAATAAAACTCAATATGACGATTTATTAATCAAGCTTTTTGAGGCCTCAATTCGTTACAGTAAATTTTCTAAAGATACCGATCTCAGTATAGAAACATTGCAGCTTGATTATTTTACTAATGAATTAGAAAAAAAATATTTAGTCGATATTGCTGGAATGGCATTATGGAGTGATGGTATTATCGAAAATAACGAAGCCTATTTTCTGTATACACTAGCCAGAACCTTTTCTATTTCGGATGAGTTTGTAGAGCAAAGTATTATCAGCACGGATGGTTTTATAGCTAAACATAAAAAAGATATACCCTATTTTAATTACTCCAATCCGGTTAAACATTTTTACGATCAAACCACACAGAGTGTTATTACCTTAATTTCACGCAACAAAACCAGATTGATCAAAGAAATTATTCAGAGCAAGGAGCTAATGCTTCTCTTAGCTTATTCTACCCGTAGAGATTTAGACGAAAAAGAAAAGAAAAAAGTAAAGAAACAATTGCTAGACATTTGCAAAACAATACCTTCTTTAACCATTTTCTTGTTTCCTGGTGGTAGCTTGTTATTACCAATTTTGATTAAGTTCATCCCTACTCTTTTGCCATCAGCATTCAATGAGAATTTAGATAGTGACGATTAG
- a CDS encoding YdeI/OmpD-associated family protein, which yields MKEKEQLYFKNATAWREWLHNNHNSSAGVYLIFYKVNSPYESMRWEEAVQVAICYGWIDSTVKNIDEHSRKQLFSPRKNKSVWSKLNKSYIKKLIDNNLMHESGLAKIEIAKQNGSWNSLDAVEDLVIPEDLTKAFEQNQEAFENYKNFKPTYRKSYLYWLNQAKREETRNNRITTIIDLCKQNKKSRD from the coding sequence TTGAAAGAAAAAGAACAGCTTTATTTTAAAAACGCAACAGCTTGGCGAGAATGGTTACACAACAACCATAATTCGTCAGCTGGTGTGTATTTAATTTTCTATAAAGTAAACAGCCCTTACGAAAGTATGAGATGGGAAGAAGCTGTTCAAGTCGCAATTTGTTATGGTTGGATAGATTCAACTGTCAAAAACATTGACGAACACAGCCGAAAACAATTATTCTCTCCCAGAAAAAACAAAAGTGTTTGGAGCAAACTTAACAAATCATATATCAAAAAACTCATTGATAACAACCTAATGCATGAAAGTGGATTGGCAAAAATTGAAATCGCTAAACAAAATGGTTCATGGAATTCATTAGACGCCGTTGAAGATTTAGTAATCCCCGAAGATTTAACAAAGGCTTTTGAACAAAATCAAGAAGCTTTTGAAAACTATAAAAACTTCAAACCCACTTATAGAAAAAGCTATCTTTATTGGCTCAATCAGGCCAAAAGAGAAGAAACCAGAAACAATAGAATTACCACAATAATTGACCTTTGCAAGCAAAATAAAAAATCAAGAGATTAG
- a CDS encoding superoxide dismutase family protein: MKKIILSTAVIIAVIIGCKTNSKSSDSKKLNLTFESKSNSNVTGTATFTEKNGKVTFVAKIAGLQPGIHAIHIHEKSDCSAADGSSAGGHWNPTFKKHGKWGEGEYHRGDIGNFTADEKGNGTITMTTDEWCIGCGDATKDILGKGLIVHQGADDFVSQPAGNAGARVACSAIIK, translated from the coding sequence ATGAAAAAAATAATTCTTTCTACTGCAGTTATTATTGCAGTAATCATTGGATGTAAAACCAATAGCAAATCCAGTGACTCTAAAAAACTAAACTTGACCTTTGAATCAAAAAGCAACAGTAACGTTACAGGTACAGCTACTTTTACAGAAAAAAATGGTAAGGTGACTTTTGTAGCTAAAATTGCAGGACTACAACCTGGAATTCACGCCATACATATCCATGAAAAATCAGACTGTTCTGCTGCTGATGGAAGTTCTGCCGGAGGACACTGGAATCCAACCTTCAAGAAACACGGAAAATGGGGAGAAGGAGAATACCACAGAGGAGATATTGGTAATTTTACCGCTGATGAAAAAGGAAATGGCACAATCACTATGACTACAGACGAATGGTGTATTGGCTGTGGAGATGCCACAAAAGACATTTTAGGCAAAGGATTGATTGTACATCAGGGTGCTGATGATTTTGTTTCTCAACCTGCTGGAAATGCCGGTGCAAGAGTAGCCTGTTCTGCAATAATCAAATAA
- a CDS encoding META domain-containing protein, which produces MKKLSLLVVFICMVLVSCNTTKTASKTTSLEGTWVLNYITGSKIAFDGLYPGKKPTIIFDLATNKVGGNNSCNQYSGALLVDGKKINFKDAKMVTTMMACQGNGDTAYMSMLDKIDSYVIKENGKTLSFMMGDVEMMRFTHEM; this is translated from the coding sequence ATGAAAAAACTATCATTATTAGTAGTATTTATTTGCATGGTATTGGTTTCATGTAACACAACAAAGACGGCGTCAAAAACAACTTCACTTGAGGGAACTTGGGTATTAAATTATATCACAGGGTCTAAAATAGCATTTGACGGATTGTATCCCGGAAAGAAACCAACAATAATTTTTGATCTTGCAACGAATAAAGTTGGAGGAAATAATAGTTGTAATCAATATTCTGGGGCTTTACTGGTTGATGGAAAAAAAATAAATTTTAAAGATGCCAAAATGGTGACGACTATGATGGCTTGTCAAGGAAATGGTGATACAGCCTATATGTCTATGCTTGACAAAATAGATTCTTACGTTATTAAAGAGAATGGAAAAACCCTAAGTTTTATGATGGGTGATGTAGAAATGATGCGTTTTACTCACGAAATGTAA
- a CDS encoding DUF4251 domain-containing protein, with translation MKTSILSFILSLSMFIGFAQEKTKQQLKEEQKLEKQKEIAALVDSKEFKFVGRTAYPQGGRSIDLTTNSNFLKFEKDSVDSEMPYFGRAYGGVAYGGGNGGMHFKGKIENYSLTKDKKKYTIKAKITDKTDSYELQLTVFFEGNASLAINTFNRSQISYSGRIEKLKEK, from the coding sequence ATGAAAACATCAATTTTATCTTTTATTCTTTCTCTTTCAATGTTCATTGGTTTTGCACAAGAGAAAACAAAACAACAATTAAAAGAGGAACAAAAGCTTGAGAAACAAAAAGAAATTGCTGCTCTTGTTGATTCTAAGGAGTTTAAATTTGTGGGTAGAACTGCTTACCCGCAAGGGGGCAGAAGTATTGATCTGACCACAAATTCAAATTTTCTTAAGTTCGAAAAGGATAGCGTAGATAGTGAGATGCCTTATTTTGGGAGAGCTTATGGAGGTGTTGCCTATGGCGGCGGAAATGGAGGCATGCATTTTAAAGGAAAAATTGAAAATTACTCCTTGACAAAAGATAAAAAAAAGTATACGATTAAAGCTAAAATTACGGATAAAACAGATTCTTATGAATTGCAATTAACTGTTTTTTTTGAAGGCAACGCTTCATTAGCCATAAATACTTTTAACAGGAGCCAAATTTCATATAGCGGTAGGATAGAAAAACTAAAAGAAAAATGA
- a CDS encoding BamA/TamA family outer membrane protein, whose product MNSYLWLLFFVCIPVGMMAQVSSKSDDVCPPKTVFELFKKKDSLMVVKPIKNSFLLVIPIIGVQPATGFSYGATAQYTFKGSGLLDKYSSANLGVTLTTKDQLLINAKNNILLKGNKIYLSGDYRLYVFTQPNYGLGTAIIPRHREDPDFDIDSIKEPMDYNYFKFHQTVSWEVKKHFYVGAGIGIDWYSSIIDKNLDVDNGKFTNHYNYSKQYGFNDKEYFVNGFSFNLIYDSRDNQINTREGWFANLNYRFNADLFNDQKSSNVLYTEFRYFVPLSPKRKQFILGFWAFGQFVTNGAVPYLNLPAIGWDQRSRSGEGYTQGLFRGNNLAYLQTELRFPISCNQLLSGTVFANFTTASDKFDDISLFQYVQPSVGAGLRILIDKATRTNLVLDYGVGNRSQGFYLNAGETF is encoded by the coding sequence TTGAATAGCTATTTATGGTTATTGTTTTTTGTATGTATCCCAGTGGGTATGATGGCACAAGTATCCTCAAAATCAGATGATGTATGTCCTCCCAAAACTGTTTTTGAGTTGTTTAAAAAAAAGGACTCGCTTATGGTGGTAAAGCCCATAAAAAATAGTTTTTTATTGGTTATTCCCATAATTGGGGTGCAACCGGCAACCGGATTTAGTTATGGAGCTACAGCACAGTATACTTTTAAGGGGAGTGGTCTTTTAGATAAATATTCTTCGGCAAATCTCGGTGTGACTCTGACTACAAAAGATCAGTTGTTGATTAATGCTAAAAACAATATTTTATTAAAGGGGAATAAAATATACCTAAGTGGGGATTATAGATTGTATGTTTTTACCCAACCTAATTATGGTTTAGGTACAGCTATTATACCAAGACACAGAGAAGACCCAGATTTTGATATTGACTCCATTAAAGAGCCAATGGATTATAACTATTTTAAGTTTCATCAAACCGTTTCTTGGGAAGTAAAAAAACATTTTTATGTAGGGGCAGGAATAGGAATCGATTGGTATTCCAGTATCATTGACAAAAATCTGGATGTCGACAACGGAAAATTTACCAATCATTATAATTATAGCAAACAGTACGGTTTTAATGACAAAGAATATTTTGTAAACGGTTTTAGCTTTAATTTAATTTATGATTCCAGAGACAACCAAATCAATACAAGAGAAGGTTGGTTTGCTAATCTGAACTATAGATTTAATGCTGATTTATTTAATGATCAAAAGTCAAGTAATGTACTCTATACAGAGTTTAGATATTTTGTTCCGCTTAGTCCAAAGAGAAAGCAATTTATATTAGGCTTTTGGGCTTTTGGGCAGTTTGTAACCAATGGAGCTGTGCCTTATTTAAATTTACCAGCAATTGGTTGGGATCAGCGTAGTCGTAGTGGAGAAGGTTATACACAAGGATTATTTAGGGGGAATAATTTAGCATATCTACAAACAGAATTGCGATTCCCGATAAGCTGTAATCAACTTCTCAGTGGTACTGTTTTTGCAAATTTTACCACAGCTAGTGATAAGTTTGATGACATTTCACTCTTTCAATATGTTCAGCCTTCCGTTGGAGCTGGTTTACGAATTTTAATTGATAAAGCGACTCGGACCAATCTTGTTTTGGATTATGGAGTTGGAAATCGCTCTCAAGGATTTTATCTTAATGCAGGAGAAACTTTCTAG
- a CDS encoding BamA/TamA family outer membrane protein — MIQKCNHFVLLLLLVITVSIKSVAQKQEDTVVVKKSKLEKFNDFNAKAEALFKVIPVPIYGYTTEAGSIFGLAKSNVFNLSKKDTISKPSKIDGLVSSSTEGRVNVVASSQFFIKENKYQFLTYLFYQKQPQYIFGIGNDVTIDGIEQINFDRIKFYSNNLMQIKKNLYVGIPIEFANYWNIEIPSDSFLYEQNISGIEGGYDVGTGLSGLYDTRLNPYNPQQGVYCLSSLVFHPHFLGSTYQFTNFILDMRKYYNPWLKHIIALQAYTSNAFGDTPFYDLSMMGGSDRMRGYYQGGYRDKALIDSQIEYRAPIWNIFGVVGFFGTGRVFSGYRDLSFEKWRFSYGGGLRVMVDSKHKTNLRVDFGFGEGGSLKGTYISFGEAF; from the coding sequence ATGATTCAAAAATGTAATCATTTTGTTTTGCTATTGCTTTTAGTAATTACAGTTTCTATAAAATCTGTTGCTCAAAAGCAAGAAGACACTGTTGTAGTGAAGAAAAGTAAGCTCGAAAAATTTAATGATTTTAATGCAAAAGCAGAAGCACTTTTCAAAGTAATTCCAGTACCAATTTATGGGTATACTACAGAGGCAGGAAGCATCTTTGGATTGGCTAAGAGTAATGTGTTCAATCTGTCTAAAAAAGATACGATTTCAAAGCCTTCAAAAATTGATGGATTAGTGTCAAGCTCAACAGAAGGAAGAGTAAATGTTGTGGCCTCTTCGCAATTTTTTATAAAGGAGAATAAATATCAATTTTTAACTTATTTGTTTTATCAAAAGCAACCACAATATATTTTTGGTATTGGGAATGATGTAACGATAGATGGCATAGAGCAAATTAATTTTGATAGGATTAAGTTTTATTCTAATAATTTGATGCAAATTAAAAAGAATTTGTATGTAGGAATCCCAATAGAATTTGCCAATTATTGGAACATAGAAATACCAAGTGATAGTTTTTTATACGAACAAAATATATCAGGTATAGAAGGAGGTTATGATGTAGGTACTGGCTTATCGGGTTTATATGATACAAGATTAAATCCGTACAATCCGCAGCAAGGAGTTTATTGTCTTTCCAGTTTGGTTTTTCATCCTCATTTTTTAGGGAGTACGTATCAATTCACCAATTTCATTTTAGACATGCGTAAGTATTATAATCCTTGGTTAAAGCACATAATTGCGCTACAAGCTTATACGAGTAATGCTTTTGGAGATACTCCGTTTTACGATCTTTCCATGATGGGAGGTTCAGATCGAATGCGAGGGTATTATCAGGGAGGATATAGAGATAAGGCTCTGATAGATTCCCAGATAGAATACCGTGCGCCTATTTGGAATATTTTTGGCGTTGTTGGATTCTTTGGAACCGGGCGTGTTTTTAGTGGTTATCGAGATTTATCATTCGAAAAATGGAGGTTTTCATACGGAGGTGGTTTGAGAGTTATGGTAGATAGTAAACATAAAACTAATTTAAGGGTGGATTTTGGATTTGGTGAAGGAGGATCTCTAAAAGGAACCTATATCAGTTTTGGCGAAGCATTTTAA
- a CDS encoding transporter, with product MIIQNLTRVRKISFLFVIFLLVSNSIIAQDLEPRAYANMPRGVNIIVGSYGYMKGDVVTEPSLPIEDFIIKSNNIAAGYMRSFGLAGKLARIQVAIPYVFMDGEATVSGAKITGNRAGFGDMRLRFGVNLLGSPALNIKEFSQFQQKTIFGASLVVSVPTGLYYSDKRVNIGTNRWGFKPEVGISKRFKHFYAELYSGVWFYTKNDEFLGDNELKQDPVVSFQAHTSYIFKNHMWAGININWFSGGKTFVDEAPAGSIINASRIGATFSMPLSKFQSLKFQFNTGTFKSIGLNYDSVSIGYQCVFL from the coding sequence ATGATTATACAAAACTTAACTCGTGTAAGGAAGATTAGTTTTTTATTTGTGATTTTTTTATTGGTTAGCAATTCTATAATTGCACAAGATCTTGAGCCAAGGGCTTACGCCAACATGCCCAGAGGGGTTAATATTATAGTGGGAAGCTATGGTTATATGAAAGGAGATGTTGTTACGGAACCTTCTTTGCCAATAGAAGATTTTATTATCAAAAGCAACAATATTGCGGCTGGTTATATGCGTTCCTTTGGTCTTGCAGGTAAGCTGGCCAGAATTCAGGTTGCCATTCCGTATGTTTTTATGGATGGGGAAGCAACCGTAAGTGGCGCTAAAATTACAGGAAATAGGGCAGGTTTTGGAGATATGCGCTTACGATTTGGAGTAAACCTACTCGGATCACCTGCACTGAACATCAAAGAGTTTAGTCAATTCCAGCAAAAAACAATATTTGGAGCAAGTTTAGTTGTCTCAGTTCCTACTGGACTATATTATTCGGATAAAAGGGTTAATATAGGAACAAATCGTTGGGGCTTCAAGCCAGAAGTAGGGATTTCCAAACGTTTTAAGCACTTTTATGCAGAGTTATATTCAGGGGTGTGGTTTTATACTAAGAATGATGAGTTTCTTGGGGATAACGAATTGAAACAAGATCCTGTTGTTTCTTTTCAAGCCCATACCAGTTATATTTTTAAAAATCATATGTGGGCAGGAATTAATATTAACTGGTTTAGCGGTGGGAAAACCTTTGTCGATGAAGCGCCTGCCGGAAGTATTATTAATGCCTCTAGAATAGGGGCAACGTTCTCGATGCCACTCTCAAAATTTCAGTCTTTAAAGTTTCAGTTTAATACAGGAACCTTTAAGAGTATCGGATTGAATTATGATTCCGTTAGTATTGGTTATCAATGTGTGTTTCTTTAA
- a CDS encoding TolC family protein translates to MDILFFKYFKREFVILVIACFFCEVGFSQNDDGARIIKLDEVIQLGIQNNNQLKIANTDVATANENLNQSHIAKAPIIGLNMGYNYIGNPKIFEGFYEKSTTVDYFNHQGSASVFTSMPLYYGGGINSQIDKQQLIVSMQESVAKMTETEIKQAITTQFFALEKLYKQIEITKQNIVNTDLRIKQLNSRVANGQNLKSDLLRTELQKSNFEVAVFRSSNSIELISNYLDILTGLPTNTKLKPVLDGILIPKAEVNLEESLNDAYQNRYEIKRSEINVKIAESSLDITNSGFKPFVNANLLFNTQYPAQWPNYSDNILNYWAAGISLSWDVSSFYNLKHKVNADQLQIDKSNIALEATKDVINQDVKAAYVRFMESVRNITTFKKDVDLALSNYKIVKSRYDNDFALISDIVDAELQLNEAKISLNNANIDAIIQYYSLQYAMGKL, encoded by the coding sequence ATGGATATTCTTTTTTTTAAATATTTTAAAAGGGAATTTGTTATTCTTGTAATAGCATGTTTTTTTTGTGAAGTTGGATTTTCCCAAAATGATGATGGAGCCAGAATCATAAAACTGGACGAAGTCATACAACTGGGGATTCAGAATAATAATCAGCTTAAAATAGCCAATACTGATGTGGCAACTGCCAATGAAAATTTGAATCAATCCCATATAGCTAAAGCCCCGATTATAGGGTTGAATATGGGATATAATTACATAGGAAATCCCAAAATTTTCGAAGGCTTTTATGAAAAAAGCACAACTGTAGATTATTTTAATCATCAAGGATCTGCAAGTGTTTTTACATCCATGCCTTTGTACTATGGCGGGGGAATCAATAGTCAAATAGATAAACAACAACTAATTGTCAGTATGCAGGAATCGGTTGCAAAGATGACCGAAACCGAAATTAAGCAAGCCATTACCACACAATTTTTTGCTCTCGAAAAATTATATAAGCAAATTGAGATTACCAAGCAAAATATTGTCAATACCGATTTACGTATCAAGCAATTGAATTCTAGAGTAGCGAATGGTCAAAACCTTAAAAGTGATCTGTTAAGAACCGAATTGCAAAAGTCGAATTTTGAAGTGGCCGTTTTTCGAAGTTCCAATTCCATTGAGTTAATCAGTAATTATTTGGATATACTGACCGGATTGCCCACCAATACCAAATTAAAACCGGTATTGGATGGAATTTTAATTCCTAAAGCTGAAGTGAATTTGGAGGAAAGTTTGAACGACGCTTACCAAAACCGTTATGAAATCAAAAGATCGGAAATCAATGTTAAGATAGCAGAGTCTTCCTTGGACATAACAAATAGCGGCTTTAAACCCTTTGTAAATGCAAATTTGCTTTTTAATACACAGTATCCGGCACAATGGCCTAATTATTCCGATAATATTCTGAATTATTGGGCGGCAGGAATATCACTAAGTTGGGATGTTTCCAGTTTTTATAATTTAAAGCACAAAGTCAATGCTGACCAGTTGCAAATAGACAAAAGCAATATAGCGCTTGAAGCGACCAAAGATGTGATTAATCAAGATGTAAAGGCAGCATATGTCCGATTTATGGAAAGCGTGAGGAACATCACCACTTTCAAAAAAGACGTTGATTTGGCACTGAGTAACTATAAGATTGTAAAGAGCCGTTACGATAATGATTTTGCTCTAATTAGTGATATCGTTGATGCAGAGTTGCAGTTAAACGAAGCGAAAATTTCTCTGAATAACGCCAATATAGATGCCATTATTCAATATTATTCCCTACAGTATGCTATGGGTAAACTTTAA